A region of Porites lutea chromosome 13, jaPorLute2.1, whole genome shotgun sequence DNA encodes the following proteins:
- the LOC140923359 gene encoding uncharacterized protein, which yields MTNMDDIRGTWFPTGFHGHFRSKSRSEFTIPYRQRAKPCPPRKFLNYATERSNRHLFSRHDNRHAHSDMGDLETYFGMGMGKRKYLQPGQTQHTRGTQDIITWRGNECPNPSSTYRSDFPSSSRTSSRGYNESEPIHVRSNLELRRRHLRAASAPPSQRRTAPLLAWNEPDDALHGKPGVGLRQPIREQGPSYASATPFANTAPAALRSQTVPSSKSFTVSETIVPLSTT from the exons ATGACAAATATGGATGATATTCGAGGAACATGG TTTCCTACAGGTTTTCACGGACACTTTCGCAGCAAATCACGTTCAGAGTTTACAATTCCTTATCGGCAAAGAGCGAAGCCTTGTCCGCcaagaaaatttcttaattACGCGACG GAGAGGTCTAACAGGCATCTCTTCTCAAGACACGACAACAGACATGCACACAGTGATATGGGAGATCTTGAAACATATTTTGGAATG GGAATGGGGAAGCGAAAATACCTCCAACCAGGACAAACTCAACATACCAGAGGCACCCAAGACATTATAACTTGGCGAGGTAACGAATGTCCCAATCCATCGTCAACTTATCGCTCGGATTTCCCTTCTAGTTCTAGAACGTCGTCGCGTGGCTACAACGAAAGTGAGCCGATTCATGTGAGGTCAAATCTCGAACTTAGACGAAGGCATCTTCGGGCGGCTTCGGCCCCTCCGTCGCAGCGACGAACAGCTCCGTTACTTGCTTGGAATGAGCCAGATGACGCGCTACATGGAAAGCCTGGAGTTGGTCTCAGACAGCCGATTCGGGAACAAGGACCAAGCTACGCTTCCGCGACCCCTTTTGCAAATACAGCCCCGGCTGCTCTTCGCTCACAGACTGTACCCAGTTCGAAGAGTTTTACTGTATCAGAAACAATCGTACCTCTTAGTACCACGTGA
- the LOC140923121 gene encoding uncharacterized protein, whose product METGNAQQKLTERATTEEDHIIARDAAFSQSCGEVGTLRDELEHEYLNIVNSATNDDRNSNNDLADDNKHEQSDDELDFILPSPPTESPEPSKDSNPTNNGLDRFKCPDQAKSTHDKLDGRLPHPPSTSNSGNDGQEQTDVLERPRIRNELSKDQLRANIFKQPAGSLGPCYGPLPDDQTNRTTENINTASSSLSERDSYMWSLGSVDLPSMLALNDGVERLLWPAEEEFPDHNGFEEGKDYVLITRVGEGAFGECFMAVELPYDKEREFCVKKCQLKDINELLVLTLARKESVAEIVQFYGAKLKGKSASIFMEFMKGGTIAELFEDEKKNCAKAVGVVSSPPVISEIYCLWYLENVLRALVFLHKKGIVHRDVKGLNVLLPEDRRNAKLADFGSAENRKNMGTFIDIWKTGCFFLEMWNGERPSSLLALTEGGSVHPQRQTSCRPEDHIPLSASNETKELLRLCFGVNNEEHGNLPSAAELLKKLESFPAILSRTV is encoded by the exons ATGGAAACTGGAAATGCCCAACAAAAATTAACCGAGAGAGCAACAACAGAAGAGGATCACATAATTGCTCGAGATGCGGCGTTTTCCCAAAGCTGCGGTGAAGTGGGAACACTGCGAGATGAACTCGAACACGAATATTTGAATATTGTGAATAGCGCAACAAATGACGATAGAAATTCAAACAATGATTTAGCGGACGATAATAAACATGAGCAATCTGATGACGAACTCGACTTCATATTGCCCTCTCCACCGACAGAGTCTCCAGAACCAAGTAAAGATTCTAACCCGACGAACAACGGACTCGACCGATTCAAGTGTCCGGATCAGGCAAAATCTACCCACGATAAACTAGATGGTCGACTGCCTCACCCACCATCAACTTCGAATTCTGGAAATGATGGACAAGAACAAACTGATGTCTTGGAAAGGCCGAGAATTCGAAATGAATTGTCTAAGGATCAGCTTCGAgcgaatatttttaaacaaccCGCCGGATCACTGGGTCCGTGTTACGGACCTTTACCGGACGATCAAACTAATCGCACTACTGAAAATATTAATACGGCCTCATCGAGCCTGTCTGAGAGAGATAGTTATATGTGGAGTTTAGGGAGCGTAGACCTACCTTCAATGCTTGCTCTTAATGACGGAGTAGAAAGACTTCTCTGGCCTGCGGAG GAGGAATTCCCTGATCATAATGGATTCGAAGAAGGTAAAGACTACGTATTGATAACGCGTGTAGGAGAGGGTGCTTTCGGAGAATGCTTCATGGCTGTCGAGCTTCCATATGATAAGGAGAGGGAGTTCTGCGTGAAAAAG TGCCAACTGAAGGATATAAATGAGTTACTGGTATTAACACTGGCAAGAAAGGAAAGTGTGGCAGAAATTGTGCAGTTTTATGGTGCGAAATTAAAAGGCAAAAGTGCTTCTATTTTTATGGAGTTTATGAAAG GTGGAACCATAGCTGAGCTTTTCGAAgacgaaaagaaaaactgcGCCAAGGCTGTTGGTGTTGTTTCTTCGCCGCCAGTAATTTCAGAGATATACTGTCTTTGGTACTTAGAAAATGTTCTGAGGGCGTTAGTTTTCTTACACAAGAAAGGGATCGTTCATAGGGATGTCAAAG GGTTAAATGTACTGTTACCCGAAGATCGCCGCAATGCCAAACTAGCAGACTTTGGATCAGCTGAAAATCGCAAA AATATGGGTACCTTTATTGACATTTGGAAGACTGGCTGTTTTTTCCTGGAAATGTGGAATGGAGAAAGACCTTCCAGTCTTTTGGCTCTTACT gAAGGAGGCAGTGTTCACCCTCAAAGGCAGACTTCATGTAGGCCTGAAGATCACATCCCTTTGTCAGCATCAAACGAAACTAAGGAGTTGTTACGTTTATGCTTCGGAGTAAATAATGAAGAACATGGCAACCTGCCCAGCGCTGCTGAACTTTTGAAAAAGTTGGAATCTTTCCCAGCGATACTTTCTAGAACAGTCTAG